In Chloracidobacterium sp., one genomic interval encodes:
- a CDS encoding VWA domain-containing protein, which produces MRKYAVILALAAALNITAAAQTNTSTRPRVAATPTPPVLQSDSNVPTRKDGPPVLQGSTPRAGTTPTPDGKVDDENEIIKVDTELVTMPVSVLDRDGRFISGLQQKDFQIFENGVQQQIEYFQSVEQPFTVILLIDVSPSTQYRIDEIQSAAVAFVDQLRPSDRVMVISFDERVHVLSPATSNRMQLRNAIYMAEFGNGTSLYEAVDYALEQEMRYIKGRKAVVLFTDGVDTTSRRASYQSTEAKTEETDSLFYAVRYDTSHDLNGGMTGSRYPNPNRRPSGRVTMGDILGAILMGGNVNIGSGGAPGGGSAQEYATGKKYLETISRNSGGRYFEADSMMNIRAAFTGIAEELRRQYSLGYYPATQGTAGERRQIRVRVMRPGVVVRAKNSYIVGRGSGNKLAGI; this is translated from the coding sequence ATGAGAAAGTATGCGGTTATCTTGGCCTTGGCGGCGGCTCTGAATATAACGGCCGCAGCACAGACGAACACATCGACACGCCCGCGTGTAGCGGCGACGCCGACACCTCCTGTCCTGCAAAGCGACAGCAATGTACCGACTCGCAAGGACGGCCCGCCCGTACTTCAAGGCAGTACACCGCGAGCAGGTACGACGCCGACGCCGGACGGAAAGGTTGATGACGAGAATGAGATAATCAAGGTTGATACCGAACTGGTAACAATGCCCGTATCGGTTCTCGATCGCGACGGGCGGTTCATCTCCGGCCTTCAGCAGAAGGACTTTCAGATCTTCGAAAATGGTGTTCAACAGCAGATAGAATATTTTCAATCCGTAGAGCAGCCGTTCACTGTGATCCTTCTGATTGACGTAAGCCCTTCAACACAGTATCGCATCGATGAGATCCAAAGCGCCGCCGTCGCTTTCGTCGATCAGCTGAGGCCCAGCGACCGTGTGATGGTCATCTCTTTCGACGAGCGAGTTCATGTTCTCAGCCCGGCGACCAGCAACCGTATGCAGCTTCGTAACGCTATTTATATGGCTGAGTTCGGTAACGGCACCAGCCTTTATGAAGCTGTTGATTACGCGCTCGAACAGGAAATGCGTTACATAAAGGGGCGCAAGGCTGTCGTACTATTTACCGACGGCGTCGATACAACATCGCGACGTGCTTCATATCAAAGCACCGAAGCAAAGACCGAAGAGACCGATTCGCTCTTCTATGCCGTTCGCTATGACACTTCGCACGATCTCAACGGCGGAATGACAGGCAGCCGCTATCCAAACCCGAATCGCCGTCCTTCGGGCCGAGTTACTATGGGCGACATACTCGGCGCGATTCTGATGGGCGGGAACGTAAATATCGGATCCGGCGGCGCACCCGGCGGCGGAAGCGCACAGGAATACGCGACGGGAAAAAAATATCTGGAAACGATATCGAGGAACAGCGGCGGCCGTTATTTCGAAGCTGACAGTATGATGAATATCCGTGCGGCATTCACCGGCATTGCTGAGGAATTGCGCAGGCAGTATTCGCTCGGCTACTATCCGGCAACGCAGGGCACGGCCGGCGAAAGGCGTCAGATACGCGTCCGCGTTATGCGTCCCGGCGTTGTTGTGCGGGCAAAGAACAGCTACATCGTCGGCCGCGGCAGCGGTAACAAACTTGCCGGTATCTGA
- a CDS encoding glucose-1-phosphate adenylyltransferase — protein sequence MGHYENVVAVILGGGAGTRLYPLTRERSKPAVPLGGKYRLIDVPVSNCINSEIMHIFVLTQYNSASLNRHISTTYRFSAFSSGFVEVLAAEQTKDNTEWFQGTADAVRQMMPHLRDWRIDTVLILSGDHLYRMDYRDFLDRHFWSGADLTVSVIPCRQEEAGEYGLLKTDADGAIIEFKEKPKGDALEEMRVDTTAFGLSPNEALERPFLASMGIYVFKYDKLVELLGEDDARVDFGKEIIPSAITKYNVQAHLFKDYWEDIGTIRSFYEANLDLARPLPKFNFFDASSPIYTRSRNLPPSKVHDCTIDDTMISEGCILNGITAKNSIIGLRSRIGTGAQIENSIIMGSDFFEGLDDLEANIGRNVPHLGIDQNSVIRNAIVDKNVRIGKNVQLINADSVQQYDSPDGAFYIRDSIIIIPKNAVIPDGTII from the coding sequence ATGGGACATTACGAAAATGTTGTTGCGGTAATTCTAGGCGGCGGTGCCGGCACAAGGCTTTATCCGTTAACGCGTGAGCGTTCTAAGCCCGCAGTGCCGCTCGGCGGAAAGTATCGGCTTATCGACGTGCCTGTCTCGAACTGCATCAACAGCGAGATAATGCACATCTTTGTCCTTACGCAATACAACTCAGCATCGCTGAATAGGCACATCTCGACGACTTATCGCTTTTCGGCTTTCTCATCGGGCTTTGTCGAAGTTCTTGCCGCCGAGCAGACAAAGGACAACACCGAATGGTTCCAAGGAACGGCCGACGCGGTCAGGCAAATGATGCCTCACTTGCGTGATTGGCGAATAGACACAGTACTGATCTTGTCGGGCGACCATCTTTATCGTATGGACTATCGCGATTTTCTCGACCGCCACTTTTGGTCGGGTGCCGATCTGACGGTGTCGGTGATCCCATGCCGTCAGGAGGAGGCAGGTGAATACGGCCTGCTGAAGACGGATGCCGACGGGGCGATCATCGAGTTCAAGGAAAAGCCGAAGGGCGATGCCCTCGAAGAAATGCGTGTCGATACCACGGCGTTCGGATTATCACCGAATGAAGCATTAGAGAGGCCTTTTCTCGCGTCAATGGGTATTTATGTTTTTAAGTACGACAAACTCGTTGAGCTGCTCGGCGAGGACGACGCGCGAGTGGACTTTGGCAAGGAGATAATTCCCTCGGCGATCACTAAGTATAACGTCCAGGCCCATCTCTTCAAGGACTACTGGGAAGATATCGGTACGATACGCTCTTTCTATGAAGCAAATCTTGATCTGGCACGTCCGCTGCCAAAATTCAACTTCTTTGATGCGAGCTCGCCGATCTACACGCGCAGCCGCAATTTGCCGCCGTCAAAAGTGCATGACTGTACGATCGACGATACGATGATCAGCGAAGGCTGCATCCTGAATGGCATTACAGCAAAGAACTCGATCATCGGATTGCGCAGCCGCATCGGTACGGGCGCACAGATCGAGAACTCAATAATCATGGGATCAGATTTCTTTGAAGGTTTAGACGATCTTGAAGCCAATATCGGCCGCAATGTTCCGCATTTGGGCATTGATCAAAACAGCGTGATAAGAAACGCGATCGTCGATAAGAACGTTCGTATCGGAAAGAACGTTCAGCTCATAAATGCCGACAGCGTCCAGCAGTACGATTCGCCCGACGGAGCGTTCTATATTCGCGACAGTATTATCATCATTCCCAAGAATGCGGTGATCCCTGACGGCACGATAATTTGA
- a CDS encoding thymidine kinase has product MVEEFAFDNTEERRKVRQNGTGWIEVIAGSMFSGKSEELIRRLNRARIARQKVQVFKPQIDARYSVEEIASHSGHKHDSSPVASTAEMMAQIEDDTQVVGIDEGQFFDMNIIDAVNRLAEDGKRVIIAGLDQDYTGKPFEPMPQLLSIAEFITKTHAICVVCGGTANYSQRTVESEARVEVGASDKYEARCRKCFVPHADAPTLHDGRSAAHG; this is encoded by the coding sequence ATGGTCGAGGAATTTGCGTTCGACAATACCGAGGAACGCCGCAAAGTGCGTCAGAACGGAACGGGTTGGATAGAGGTGATCGCCGGGTCGATGTTCTCTGGTAAATCAGAGGAACTCATACGGCGGCTCAACCGCGCGCGGATCGCGCGGCAAAAAGTGCAGGTCTTCAAACCGCAGATCGACGCTCGATATTCTGTTGAAGAGATCGCGTCGCACTCGGGCCACAAGCACGACTCGTCGCCGGTCGCGAGCACAGCAGAGATGATGGCGCAGATCGAAGACGACACTCAGGTCGTCGGCATTGACGAAGGACAATTCTTTGATATGAATATCATCGACGCCGTAAATCGCCTTGCCGAAGACGGCAAACGCGTGATCATCGCCGGACTCGATCAAGACTATACGGGCAAACCGTTCGAGCCGATGCCGCAGCTGCTATCGATAGCCGAGTTCATTACAAAGACACACGCGATATGTGTTGTGTGCGGCGGCACCGCGAACTATTCGCAGCGCACGGTCGAATCCGAGGCTCGTGTCGAGGTCGGTGCAAGCGATAAGTATGAGGCGCGCTGCCGCAAATGTTTCGTGCCGCATGCGGATGCTCCGACGCTGCACGACGGCCGTTCAGCCGCGCACGGATGA